AAGAACAAAGAAGGAAGGTGGTGGTGGAATATTATGTACAGCTACAAGGACAGTGATACTGTGTTGGACTTGTGCGCTCATATATCCTATAACAATAACTGTTCTATGGCGGTGTATGCCTGCAGTTGCAGATATCAAAAAGGACGACgtaaagaggagaggaagaagaaagtttCTTCCATCATGTCATTCATTGGCTGATGGTGTGAGTGAGACTGGCAGAGGAAAAGTGTGGCTGAGGTGGTGGAGGCATGCATATAAACAGCACATCCATGGCAGTGATGTCTACATCAACTTTGGAACCAACACATTCCCTTTTGCAGGACTTCATCCAGCCTTATCTTCTACAGGCAAAACTACaaccaggagagagagagagagagagagagagagatgacaagCCATTGGTTATCTGTGTTCATAGTTTTAAGTAACATCTATCAATCAGCCTTCTCAAGGATCCAATGAAAGGTGTCTCTCAACCTACAGATTAGTTGAAGATTATAAACAGAGACATAGATATATACACTTAATTCTTTCATATCTTAGTAGAAACACCATCAAAAACATTCTTTAAACCATTTAGTCTGAATTTGTGAACAGACCAATTACTGTTATTATCTCCTATCTCTAatgttattaataaaatattataaaaataatttataattttttttattatttttccttaatctatatattattaattgtgatattttattacttgtcctatgtatttaattaattattaatgaactaagcataaaaatcataatatactatagttatataaaaaatttaatatcaaaaacTAATATCAACCAAATATACAATACATATATTTGAATGTTGTTCATAAAGTTTTTATCTGATTTATAAGTATATTATCATCGGATCTAAAAGCTATACGATGTCGATTTATAATAAAAGTTAAattcatcttcttttcttttactattatttatttgattactAGGTTGATTTGTTCCTGGGAGATCATATCCTATAGCTTAAGCGAGaataaagaatataaaataaGTAATTATAATAGTCTttctattttctaaaaaaatctatcataattaaattttttattaatcaataatGAGAATCCATGTATAATAAGACCCTAAAACACACAAAATTAATAACAATATAAAGATAATATATTTGATTTATGCTCGAACATTCAAAATAAAGTTTTGAATGCAATAACAAAGAAACCATTTGTCAAAACTTAGCCTTCATTCATATCCTATATATAGTCTCACTTCTGTTAGGGCAAGTCGGTACGCGTATACGTCTCTCTCTTTCTGGTTGCTTCGTCAGGTGGAGGACAAACGGAGCCCGTCGGTGGCTTTGACGGCACTGCCGACGAAACCCTAGATCTACGAGCCCGAATCCTTCCGGCGGAACCCTTTCTTTCCTCCCGTTGTAGTACGCCCCATGATCCCTTTTGCCTATCGTGATATGAGTTGGTTTGATCAGGGTATACCGGTTAGGCTATGGAAAAGGATGCAATCTTCTTTTGGTTTCATCATGCGAATAAACTGGTGATTCAGTCTGTTTCATCATGCAATATTTATTTGAATTTGTTATGAGGTAGAGAAAGTAGGAGGAATTCTTATGTAATTTGATGAAATAGGATACTGACATAGTGAGGTATTGTGTCTGGTTGGACTAGCTGTAGCCTGCGAGAGGGTTTTTCGAATGTTTTGTTGTTAGCAATTCTGTTTAATTGAGATGAACGATTTGATGACCAGACGATACAGAACAGGGTTCTAGACATAAGGCAGATGTCTTTAAAGAGCAGATTAAGATGATACATTTCTTGAAGCAGGATAGGGAGAATGAAAAGTGTGGCTGCTTTAATAGTAGAGAAAACTTAAGAAAGATCCCCAAATTTGGTTGAGGAGAAAACATTATGAATCTATCGTTTGAGGTTTCTTTGTTTAGTTGCAGGATAAGCTATTGTTGTGGCATTAGATTAAGAATATAGGAAGTCTCCTTGTGGATTGCATGCGATTAAAGACTATGACACAGTTCAGACTATAAGAATTGTTCAACATTAGCAATCAACTCAGCTTGGTGTTTGGGCAGCAAATTGATCAGGAGTTTGCATGTACCGTACCATTTACAACTAGAAGGTGGTACCTTTCTTATGTTATGGTGGTGAGTACAAAGCACTGAAATAGTGACCTCCCAATTAAATCTGAGagtgtaaaaattttaaattgggTTAGTAATTATTGCTTGCATTTTTAATTACCTTATGTTGTAATTTCTATTTAAGATGCCTTTATTTCAAAGTCTAGGATCTCTTAGAAAGTTTGTGTGGTTTCTGGTCAGCTGGTTTATGTGGTTAGATTAAGTAGTTTTAATCTAAGGTATCATGCTCTATCATACTGTATCCTGTAAAAGCTGAGAACAGTTACTGTCTGAATTCAATACATTCTTTTGTGTGGCATCCAATGTATTATACTTGAATCAGTATTCTTTTAATGGTTGGCCTGTGTCCATGGTGCTAGGATTAGACATTGTTGGGAAAGATGTCTATTGGAATTCTAAAAGAAGTGTCGGGCAAAGTAGAGATTGAAATGATGGGAGAAGCTTTTTGGTATTATTTACAATTTGATACATCATGAAGCCTTAGATGGTGATAGTTTCTTTTTGGGGCAACAAGTTCTACATGCATCAATTGTTGTGTTATATGCAAGGTCTGCCGTACCGgatcataccgctcggtacgggcggtacataccggtccgacaggccagcggtatgcGAACCGCCTTATATCAGTCCGTACTGTAGCTGTAGTACTGTAGCTGtagcacctgggtgtaccgagcggtataccgtaccggtactggtaccgagcccgggtcgaaacgccggtacggtacggtacgactgaCCTTGGTTATATGGTTGTGAAAATGCCATTGCCAGAATGAAAAGAAAGGGTTCCTGTTATCTATCATACTATGCATACTATCCTACACATATTAGTCTGCAATCTAGTTAACTCTTTCATTAGTTGAACCCATAAGCTACTCAGTTTTCTTTGTTTCTTGCACCTCTTGACATGAACCTGTGAGGTCTGGTCTTGATCCGAATAGGATAGTTCACCTATTTTTTTTAGACCCTTAAGGTTTCCTGGGGAGAAGATTCTATTCAGAAGAGTTTGGATTTGGAAGTTAAAAGGCTTTAAAAGAGttgttaaatttttaatttatttttacatcACTCAACAGTTTCATCCAGAAATATTGGGCCATTGTGGGACCATCAAAGTATTTAAATCTATccgttagtttttttttttgtataatatgTTTATACAATAGTTATTTACACAGTAATATTTTTGTATGATTTGATTAGtatatattttctaataattATATCATAGTTCCATTTACTACCTGTTAATTTTCATTTGCGCCTTTTATATGATTTTAtggtttatattttaattataactaTCAATATAAAGTTATTTAACCTACAAAATATGATGGTAAACGAATATTTTATTGTATTAAAATATGTTTTCTCAAATTTGTTTCTAATTTGAATCTTTAACAAATAAAGTATGACAGGAGCCTCAAGCAGTGGGTCACCCTCTTTTGTTTTGTAGTGATCCTTTAATCCCTTTTTCATATTATTTTCTTGGTCAATCCTGATCTGAGCAACTTTGATTTGGTTGATCCAATGAATTCTGTTTATATCACATGTAACTAATCTTGATGCCATTATTGATATTGCAAACTATACTTGAACTATAAATTGAGTGGAGGCTTCCATGGATGACTTTGTTCAAGAGACATGCACATTACTTTTTTTCTTATACTTACTCctctatttcttttttccttgtttGTTCTGCCAACATGCCTCTTCAATAATACTACATTTGTTGACCCTCTCTGGATCCTGCGGGGGCCTTTTGCAATGGGCCACTTGGTAACATGCCTGTACACAACCGTTCCATACCCTGCATCACTGATATGTAGGAGCATGCTGTCCAGTGGGTGGTGTTTTCTAGCTACTTCCTTTCCTCTCATATCAGTATGTCTAGTAGCTGTTCTCTGCAATTCTCTCTTTCTCATTTCTAGCTTTTGGTTTGGTAGTATAGGCTTAAATCTACCGGAAATATGGGATGTCTGGTCGTGTTATCATATGTTACTATGTTACGTAAGATGTAAACCAGCAAGAGATCTTGAGTTAATTCCTTATGCTGTGATGCTTAAGGAAAACTATATTGTGATCTATCTCCACAGGTTTTGAATTGTTGATTTCTTACGCCACTGAGCTCACCATTGATCGGTAAAGAAGACAATGGCGGGTTTATCCAACAGATTGACTGCTTGCCTGCACACTGGGCAGCTTGCTCTTTTGGCAATTCTGGTCTCTGGTGGAATAGTATTACAAATTTTGGTGAGTATACTCTAGATGCTAGTCTATTACATTGCTTACAACTGCATCTCTATATTCTCTCTTGTTCATTGTGATTTCAGGCATGTGCTTTATACAATAACTGGTGGCCTATGTTAACAGGTAATGGAGTAATTGATTTGTGAATATATTGACAATGAATGTAATATCTTGGTAAGTTTGTGAAATTTTTCTGCAGCCTTGATGTATGTGATCCTTCCTATGCCATTGCTGTTCTTTGGGGGTTCCAGCTCACTCATGTCCGGTGATGGAGATGGGTTAGTACTTATTGTTCTAACAAGAACGACTTTTTTGCTTTCCTAGATCTGAGATAACAAGTTTCTTGCCTTCCATGCTTACCAGCTGGGTGAATTTCACGAAATTCTTGACGGGAGCATCAGTTGTAGGAAGCATCGCGATACCCTCCATATTGAAGCATGCAAATCTCATTGGATGGGGTGCTCTGGCAATGGAGCTGTCTTCATTCGTGGTCTTTGGTGTGGCGATCTTGTCGTTCCTTCAGATGAGTGATCGTGACGAGTATAGTTACTTCTAATGCTTGATTAATAGCTCATCACGGAATTACAAAACACCTGTTTATTCCCCTCATGTACAGAGGTGCGCTTTCCTTTCATTGAGAAGAGGCAATTGCTGCTTGTGAATTTATGCAACTGTGCTGCCACACAGTTTGTTACtagattttgtttttgttgtttgaAAGATGTTGGGAATAGTATTATACCTTTTGATTATtggaataaattattttttaactttaaTATCACATGTTACAAAAGGTTATTTTTTCCTGTGATACAGACAGGAGATATGGCACTTGCTGAAATATCTCTGCAAGGTTTAGAAATGCACAACAAGATTCTAGTAAAGGTGAAAAATCTGAGAGGA
This genomic stretch from Musa acuminata AAA Group cultivar baxijiao chromosome BXJ3-9, Cavendish_Baxijiao_AAA, whole genome shotgun sequence harbors:
- the LOC135648463 gene encoding vacuolar protein sorting-associated protein 55 homolog is translated as MAGLSNRLTACLHTGQLALLAILVSGGIVLQILACALYNNWWPMLTALMYVILPMPLLFFGGSSSLMSGDGDGWVNFTKFLTGASVVGSIAIPSILKHANLIGWGALAMELSSFVVFGVAILSFLQMSDRDEYSYF